In a genomic window of Magnolia sinica isolate HGM2019 chromosome 16, MsV1, whole genome shotgun sequence:
- the LOC131229760 gene encoding uncharacterized protein LOC131229760, whose translation MSVEGFTGYLHKQMERNQAHPLIQQMKVDKKDCRVTIAEEMKSNISCCRGNGICHICLHQGVGLLVCEGECLRMFHSSCIGLEGFPESVWFCSSCACGLCGGGEHNNDGDQFVE comes from the exons ATGAGTGTTGAAGGCTTCACAGGGTATCTGCATAAGCAAATGGAGAGGAATCAGGCCCACCCCTTAATTCAGCAAATGAAGGTTGACAAAAAGGATTGCAGAGTCACAATTGCAGAAGAAATGAAGAGTAACATCTCATGTTGCAGAGGAAATGGAATATGCCACATTTGTCTCCACCAAGGGGTTGGATTGCTAGTGTGTGAAGGTGAATGCCTGCGCATGTTTCACTCAAGCTGCATTGGTTTAGAG GGTTTTCCTGAAAGTGTATGGTTCTGCTCATCTTGTGCATGTGGATTATGCGGCGGGGGTGAACACAATAATGATGGTGATCAGTTTGTGGAGTGA